The Microcoleus sp. FACHB-672 sequence TATCTCCTTAGAGAATGCTCTGCTTTACCAGAATTTGCAATTTGCTAATCAAGCATTGCAGCAATCTGAAACTCAACTGCACTCCTATGCAACCCAGTTAGAGCAATCAATTTATGACCTTCAACAAGCTCAAGTTCAGTTAGTTCAAAGTGAAAAAATGTCTTCTCTGGGGCAATTGGTTGCCGGCGTTGCTCACGAAATTAATAACCCCGTTGGATTTATTCACGGCAATCTTTCTCACGCAGTGCAATACACTGCCGATCTTCTCAACCATTTGCAACTTTATCAAGAAAACTATCCTAATCCGGTGCCGGCAATTCAAGAAGATGCTGAGACAATTGAGTTAGAGTATCTCATTGAAGATTTGCCGAAAATGCTTTCTTCTATGAGAGTCGGGACTGATCGGATTCAAGAAATCGTTAAATCCTTAAAGAATTTCTCTCGAAAAGATACTGGCGCATTGCAAGCCGTTGATATTCATTGTGGGATTGATAGCACTCTGTTAATCCTCAACCACCGGCTGAAAGCCAGAGGTTCACATCCTGGAATTCAAGTGATTAAAGAGTATGGGAAGTTGCCTTTAGTTGAGTGCTATCCCGGACAGCTCAACCAGGTATTTATGAATTTAATTGCCAATGCGATTGATGCTTTAGAAGAGTCTTTTACCATTGATCAAAAGCCCAGTAAAATTCTAATTTGTACAGAAGCTTTGAGCGACAGTTGGGTGACAATTCGCATTGCAGACAACGGCGTGGGAATGACCGAAGATGTGCGTTCCAAGCTTTTTCAAACATTCTTCACGACGAAACCTACAGATAAGGGCACAGGCTTAGGGTTGTCGATTAGCTATCAAATTGTGGTGCAAAAACATGGAGGAGATCTGACCTGTATTTCTGCGCCGGCACAAGGAACTGAATTTATCATTAAGTTGCCAATAAGAGAGGTTGACTAACAGCCGGCTTGCCATTGTAACCCTACGCGGCTGTATCAGTAGAACCCTCTTGTACCCTAATTATATCCAAGAACGGAACCACATCCGGTGATTAAAATCAGCTTGCGATATCGGCAACCCCCAATAAACCGGCAGCCAGAAAACTAAGGCAATTAGAATTGCAAAAATTGCGGTTACCCCCAAAATGCGATGTAGCTTTTGGTAACTCCGAAGCCAGCGCTCAACCACCCAGGCAAGTGCTAAAAATGAAAAGACAGAAGCGCTCATATAAAGATAGATAAAAGTGCAGCGAGTGACCCCCATCCAAGGCAGCCAATTTGCCGCATAATTAATAACTAAATAAAACGGTGTCCACAATGTTGGCGCACCCCACCGGCTGCCATTGACCGGATAGTTAACAGGTTGGCGATCTGCGGCGACTTTTTCATCAGTTAGCCACATCCACACCTGATGTGCTAATAGTAAAAATAACAGCAAAATTGTAGAACTTGAAAGCCACCACAAGCCCGGATTTCCCATTGCGTGAACATCATAAATGACCTGGCCGGCACCTTCAGGTAAAGGAGGATAAATGGGAACCAACTCAGTAGTATTCCGAGCTTTCTCAAAAAGATACACCATCGGTCGGAGCATGAACGGCCAAGTGTACCAGGCCGAACAATAAGGATGGACATCCTTCCCGTTAGGCATCCCCTTGTGAAAAGTCAAAATTGCTTTGTGTACGCCCCAAAATCCATAATCTGTATTGATTTGCAAGTGAGGAATCCAGACCAAACAATACACAACTGCGGGGATCATACCTAAATACAAAAGCATCTGCCAGAGAGGCAATCGCCTTAAATTTTGCAGAGGCGTTTGATTTTTACCCACGCGAACCCATTTTAGCTTTGAGAGTTTCGCTTGGAATTTCGGATAGTCTAAATCGAAAACATCAATGGTTAAATTCAAAATAGTCGGAAGCCAAGCAGCCAGCCAAACTAAATAAATTCCTAGTAAAAATCCTAAGCCATTCCACTTAACCGCAACAGATGCGCCCAAACAAATGCCGGCAAAAATTAACCAAATTGAACGCCGCTTCCCTCGACTATCTAATGCCAACAAGAATAACCAGTGTCCCAAAAATCCAAAAAACACCAAATACAAATTAATTAAGGCATAGCGAGACTCCACTAACAGCAAACCATCAGTTGCAGTTAGCAAGCCGGCAATTAACGCGTAACTGCGCCGATGACTGAGTTGGTACGCAAGACCGGCAACCACTAACGGCAATAAAGACCCAACAAAAGCATTCAACCAGCGATAACTAAACGGAGAAAGCAGAATGCCGGTGAATCCGTTCGGTGCCCCGGTTCCGAATGGCAAGTGAGAACCGATTAAAATCCCCAAGGCAATCATATATTTGCCCAAAGGCGGATGGGCATCAAACAGCGGCACCCCCTCTAAATAATTGAGGGCATATTTTGCATAATAAACCTCATCAAACACTAACGTATTAAATTGGTTTAGCCGCCAAAACCGCAGAGTCGCTGCCAAAAGAAAAATGCCGGCTATTGCTATCCAAAACCCAAAAACAGGCTGGGGAGTTAGCTGTTTCAGGAATTTTGGTTTTGAGATTTGAGACTTTGGATTCATCTTGAGTAATGGCGTCATTGTTCCTTCGCCGTTTATCCTCTGTGTACAATTTGTTAACTTTTGACCGATGACGGATGGTGCCATTAGCCCCGGTACAAAACGTAATTGTGTAGTATTGTGCCAAAACTTGCTAGAGAAAACTGTACTCTAATCGCATTGTTTGCGAACTTTAGCGATAACCCCTCAAGATCATGAGTAATTTCGACGCAAATTCAGGATCTCAGCCTCCCAAGCAGCCGCCTGCTGCCGGTGTGCTGGGAAACATTGCCAAATTCTTCAAGTTTGCAGAATACCAGACCAATTTCCGCACAGAAGTGCTGGCTGGAGTCACGACGTTTATGACGATGGCTTATATTCTGGCAGTTAATCCAGGGATTTTGTCTAATGCCATCTTTGTGCGACAACCAGGGGATCTATTGGGGGAATTGGTAATTGCAACAGCAATCTCCTCTGCGATTGGCACCCTGGCGATGGCCTTAATTGCCAATTATCCCTTCGCCCTCGCCCCCGGCATGGGCTTGAATGCCTTTTTTGCCTTCTCTGTTGTTCTCAAACTCGGAATCAGCTGGCGCGTGGCACTGACTGCCGTGCTGATTGAAGGGCTGATTGTCATTGCCCTCACCGTCTCCAACATTCGTAGCCAAATTCTCACAGCAATTCCCGAATGCCTCAAACAATCAACAGCGGCGGGTATTGGCTTATTTCTCGCCTACATCGCCCTCGCTGGCGATCCAGTCACCGGCGGTGCCGGCATTATTGTCGCCGATCCTGTAACCAAAACTGCCTTGGGAAACTTCAATCAGCCGCAAACTCTGATGGCAATTGCCGGCATTGCGATAGCATCGGCTTTAGTGGCCCGCCGCATCAAAGGCGCACTTTTGTGGGCAATTTTGGCCACAGCTTTGCTGGGATGGATTTTGGGTGTCTCCCCTTGGCCAAATGGGATTGTCGCCTTGCCTCAGATGCCAGTAGATTTGGTGGGCCAAGCGATTATCGGGTTGAGTGGGCTAACGCAAAGCAATTTCTGGGACGTGCTAGCCGTTACCTTTGTCTTTTTCTTTGTTGACTTATTTGACACCATTGGCACTCTTGCCGGTGTGGGCATTCAAGCCGGCTACATTGATAAAAACGGTGAATTGCCCCGTTCCAAGGAAGCATTACTAGCCGATGCGCTAGGCACTACGATTGGTGCTGTTTTGGGAACTTCCTGCGTCACCACTTATATTGAATCCGCTGCCGGTGTTTCTGAAGGGGGGCGCACCGGCTTTACGGCTGTCATTGTCGCGGTATTGTTTGCCCTATCGGTGTTTTTTATTCCCTTACTTTCCGCAATTCCCGCCTATGCAACCACCCCTGCACTGCTCATTGTCGGTGTTTTGATGGCCGGCAACGTTCGGGGAATTCATTGGGATGATCCGGCAGAGTCCATTCCTTCATTTTTAACAATTTTGATTATGCCGTTGGCTTTTTCAATTGCTGAAGGATTAGCCATCGGTTTTATTACTTATCCGCTTCTCAAAACCTTTCAAGGCAAAGCCCATGAAGTCAAGCCGGCAGTTTGGATTCTAGCCGGCGTTTTTGTGTTGAGATTTGTTTTGATGGCACTTAAACCTGGAACTTAAATTTGGTTAGTTAATTAGCTTGTGTACGATTGTCAAATTAAACTCGGAATAGCGCCTGCACCTGCATCAGCGGTAATTGCCAGAGTAATTCTGGCTGCCAATCATCGGGGTCAAATAAACAGTAACGACCGCGCTGGTAAGCTGTCCAAAGTCTCTCGCCGGTAATTGGGTTGCGCCGGTCTGTTTGAGGTCTTTGCAGCAGTCCAAGCAGCCGTAGGAGATTAAGTGGTCTTAACTTCGCCCCCAGCAAAAAAGCCTGAAGTTCAGCCTCACCGGCAGCATCGATTCCATAATCGGTGAGAACGTGGATGCCATCATGTAGCTGTTGGCGTCTTGGGCCGGTGCTGATGGGTTCGAGTTGATGCCGATCCAGGAAATCTGCCCAAGCGCGGCCAAAGCTGCCGGTGGGGAGTGCTTGCAATTGCTTAAGATTGACAATCTGACACGCATTCATCCCACAAAGCCTGCTCACACGATCCTCCCGATTCTGGAGTTGCTGGAAACGAGGGGCACTGTTGGACGCAAGCTTGGGTGAAGTGAGAACTTGTAACATGGTGAGATCAGCTCCTCTTGAGTGTAACGGGAAGAAGTGTGCGAGACTTGTGGGCGGAGTCCGGGAGGCAGTCTTACCCCTGAGGGGTATAACCCCTCATTAACTCCTTATTAACTAATAACAACTTACACAACCTACTGTCCATAAAAAATCGATGAAGTTTCCATAAAGAGTTGGCTGGAAGCTGTGAAGAGAATTAATAATAAAATTATTTGCAAAAATCGGGATAAAACACCGTAATTCTACTGAGAAAAACTGAGATTCAAAGGCAACTCGCCTTGCTAGGAAATCTTGCCACAGTTCGGACGGCTTTTCAAGAACAGTGTTCACAACCGGGGCTTAAGAGACTTTTTATATTTAGTCGTTTTTCTTATAGGGAAAGGGTTCTTAGGGATAAATACTTTGGCAGGAGCAACCCAGAAATAGACTTTTCTGAAAAACATCTAAAACCCGCCATCCTTCCGTGCTTTTTGGCAAAGGTTTCCTTCCTTCTCTCATAATCAAAGCGGACGATCCGGAGGAGTCCAGAATTTTTGCAACCAGTAGATTAAAAAGTGAGAAAGCCGCCCAGAATTCCAGTTTTATATGTTTTCGGTGTTCAGTTTGAGGGTAAATGGAATTAGTAAAAGAGGCAGGAAGGGCTATGAGACTCAAAATCATGAGTTTGAATTTGCGCTACGACAAACCCGATCCGGGCGATCTTGCTTGGAAAGTGCGGTGCAAGGCGGTGGCAGCGATGATTTCCCACTATGCACCGGATATGATCGGTACCCAGGAAGCGTTGCCGCATCAACTGTTCGAGTTGCTACAACTGCTGCCGGCTTACCAATGTGTCGGAGGTGATCGCACCGGCAGGGGTGACGGCGAACATTGTGCTATTTTTTATCGCACTGAACAACTACGATGTATAAACACTGGTGATTTTTTTCTCAGCGATACGCCAGACATTCCAGGGAGTATCACTACAGAGTGGGGAAATCCTATCCCGCGCATGGCGAGTTGGGCGGTATTTGCCGGCAACAATGACAGACGGTTGATGGTGTTTAATACTCATTTGGATTATCGCAGTGCGCGGGCGCGGGAACTCGGTGCTGAACTGATTTTTCAGCGCATGAGCGAAGTCAATTCCACCGACTCGTTACTCTTACTCACAGGCGATTTTAATGCTGAGCCGGCTACAGCGCCGCGAGAAACATTTCTGCGTCAATTACCCGATGGGATACAGCTTCTTGATGTGTTTGTCGGCATTGAATTAGAAGCTCAAATGACGTTTCATGACTTTACCGGCGAAGGATTTGCAGCGGTTGACACGATTTATTACGATAGCCGGTTAACGTTGCAGCAAGTGACAGCAGACACTGCCCAGTGGGAGAAATTTTGGCCCTCAGATCACTTTCCCGTCATTGCAGAGTTTACCGTTGAGCCGGTTTAATTCTGCGGCTTGTATGATGGGAAGTCCTTATTTTGAAAAATCGGCTTTTGGATTTGTGATAAATGGCCCAAGTTTCATCTTCTTAAGACTGACACAAGACGGCACACTCACATACGGAAAATCGGATCAGTTTTATATCCGAAATAAGAATGATTTACTCACTTTCATGAGAATTTTAAAGCATTTTTGTCAATTACTAACTCAATAATCTTGAGTTTTTGAAGTATTGATTAACACAGAACAAAATTTAATCTATCAATTTCGGATTTAATTGGAGATCAAAGCAGAAGCTGGGCAAAGCATTCGCTTATATAGGCTGGGGAAACGGCAAAGATGGATGGCGCGAATGCTATCGCCCATAGGTGCCCTTTTTGCTACCCGGGGAAGATGGATGGCGTGACTACCCCTACCCCTTAAGCGACAATTTGCGGCAAAATGAAGAAATGTAAAGATTACAGTTGTTTTTGATAAAATCTCTTAAAAATGCCGCTAAAGCAGTTAATCCGCGTATCTGAACCGGCACCTGAATTGAATTTCGACTATGACATTACAATCGTCGGTGCCGGCATTGCTGGGACAACCCTCGCTGCCGGTTTAAAAAATTCCGGGTTGAAAGTCGCCCTGATTGAAGCGCAACCGCAAGCCGTCGCCGCCTCCAGACAGCAAGTTTATGCCATTACCCTACTTTCGGGGAAAATCTTTCAAGGTTTGGGTATTTGGGACAAAATTCGCGCCAATATCACGGCTTTTTCCCAAATTAATCTCTCAGACACCGGCACAGAGGGCGTTGTTTTCAATCCCTCGGACTTAGGTAGAGACGAACTCGGATATGCCGGCGAACATTGTGCAATCCTGCCGGTGTTGCAAGAATTCCTCAACGACTGCCCCAATGTGACTTGGCTTTGTCCCGCCGAACTTGTGAGTGTGGACTACCAAAGCGATTTTGTGGAAATTGAAGTGAAGGTTGCCGGGGATAAAGATGAGCAAGATGCCCAACCCACAAGCAATCAAAGGATTCGCACGCGCTTACTCGTCGCCGCAGATGGAATGAAATCGCGCATTCGCAACGATGCCGGTATCCCTACCCACGGCTGGAAATACTGGCAATCTTGCATTACCACCCGCGTTAAACCCGAAAAACCCCACAATAATATCGCCTACGAACGCTTTTGGCCCAGCGGCCCTTTTGCCATCCTCCCCTTGCCTGGAAATCGCTGCAACATCGTCTGGACAGCGCCTCACGAAGAAGCCAAAGCTTTATTAGAACTGGATGACGAGCAGTTTCTCGTCGAACTCCGGCGCAAATATGGCGATCACATGGGGCGTTTGGAATTGGAAGGGAAGCGGTTTATGTTTCAAGTGCAATTGATGCAAAGCAATCGCTACGTTCAGCCTAGACTTGCCCTGATTGGGGATGCGGCCCATTGCTGTCATCCGGTGGGAGGTCAGGGTTTAAATTTGGGAATTCGAGATGCTGCGGCGATTGCTCAAGTCTTGCAAGATGCACACAAAAATGGGGAAGATATTGGATCATTGCCGGTTTTGCAGCGTTACGAAGGTTGGCGAAAAACAGAAAACCTCGCTATTTTGGGTTTTACCGATATTTTAGACCGACTCTTTTCTAATAATTGGTTGCCGGTGGTTATTGTGCGCTGGCTGGGTTTGTGGGGGTTGCGGAAAGTACAGCCGGTGAAAGTTTTTGCTTTGCGATTAATGACCGGCCTTTTGGGACGCACACCGCAAATCGCTCAACGTTTGTAGAGTGGAAATTGGCGGCTATTAATTAGCCAATTAGCATTAATAAAACGCCATCACTGCCGCTGGCGATCCAGATCCTTCGCGCAAGCGCAGAATTCCAATCACTAAAGTGGTGCCGATAGGAGGCAAGCGATCTAAATTCGTTAGATTTTCTAACACAATCCCCCGGCGTTTTAATACCTGCCGGTTTGTGGCAAAAGTGGTATCCGATCCATCCACCCCATGCGTATCAGTTCCCACACCGGCAATATGGCGTTCATCGATTAAAAAGCGCGTCGTTTCTCCGGCAAACCCTGGAAAGTGCATTTCATTGAGAAACGCCACAGGATTTAACCACTTTTCCAGCCAGCCGGTATACAACAGCACTACACTGCCGGCAAAAATTTTACCGTGCTGTTGCTCCCAAGTGAGGACATCCGCTATTGTGAGCGCATAATCAGGATTGGTAGTAGATTGGGTGCGAATATTGATCGCAACTGCTGGCACCACTAAAGACTCGGCGGGGTAAGCATCGATTCCCACACCATCGGCGTAAAAGCTGTTTGGCGCGTTGATATGAGTGGCGCTGTGCTCTCCCATTGAAAAGCGCCGCAGGTAATAGCCATCTTTGTCTAATTCCGCTGCCGGCTCAAATTCTACCGGCGGATCGTTGGGCCATTGGGGAATCTGCGGGCTGATCCCATGACTCAGATGGATCACCCGCGAGTAATTGATGGTTAAAAAAGCCGGTTTCTCGGGCATTAAGCGGTCGATTAGTGATTGGTGCCGGCAAGAATAGCTATCTTTTTGTTTGCATCCATCTTGACTGACCGAAGGAATATGCTAAACCATTTTGAACAAGACTACCTTATTCAAACCAGTGTTATGCAACAATCACTAAAACGCCAAATTGTACTGTGGGGTCTGAGCGTAATTTTAACTGTTGTCGGCTGGGGATTCAGCGGGCCGGCATTCGCTCAATCAACCTCCGCGCTTGATCTGTTCCGCACCGCTTACGAAAACCGTTACACTTGGGACAGCAAATTTCCCGGTTACACGGCAACAGTAGAAGTTAAGCAAGACGGAGAAACCTATAAAGGCCAAATCCGCATCAATTCTGACCTCAGTATTGAAGTTGCCGGCATCGAAAGTAAGGACGCATCGGAGACTGTCTCTAACCAGATGCGGATGATGGTGACGCACCGCAGATCCGTTCCCTTCAAACTCGCGCATGGCAAACACACCTTTACGTTTGGCGAAACTCCTAGTGCCGGTGCAATACACATTGATCAAAAAGGTGGGGATACACCGTCTTATTACGAAGTTAAAGCGGAGAAAATCACCCAAGTCAACCGATTTACCGGGCCGGTTTTAGTTACCGTAGATTTATTAGATTCAGAAGACACACCGGCAGGCTATTTAGGAACTCGTTATATCGCCACATTCAAATATGCCCAAACCGGTGACGTGCTGGAAAAATTAGAATTCAAAGACACTTACCAAAAAATAGGAGATTACTATATCTCAACTCACCAAAGTGTTCGCAGCTTGGAACTCGGGCAGCAAGACACAACAGAAGTGAAATCAACCGATATTCACTTGCTGCCGGCATCCGAAAGATCCCTTAAAACAGCTTATCGGCTAACTTCTTATCCCAGCTTGCAAGTATCCACATTTGGCCAATTTTTTGCTGCCGATGTAGATAATTTTATGCAAAAGCCTGAGCTATCAAGCAATTATCCGTCAAGTTAACCTGTCGATTGTTGGGCGAAGTATTCGGATCTTAAATTAGGGTTTAAAATTAGAATTTATTAGCCGAATGCTAGCGCTGACGCGCCGCTTTGCTATCGCCCCTACGCAATAATACTTCTCGGTTAATACCAAAATCTGGTAAATTGATTGTTGACCTCTGAAAAGCGACCAAGAGCTAATGCAGCTTTAATACTAGCAAAGGCTTAACGAAGAAGTCTTGCTAGAAGGTGGGGTTTATAGAAGTGGAACAATAAAAAAAGCATGATTTTGGAAGTTGCAATCCTCCACGTTAAACCTGGAAAAGCTGCTGAATTTGAAGCAGCCTTCACGATAGCATCATCAATTATCTTTTTAATTCCTGGCTACATTAGCCATGAGCTACAGCGGTGTTTGGAAGTTGAAAACCAATACATCCTGCTAGTGCGTTGGAGAAAACTTGAAGATCACACAGTTGGTTTCCGACAATCACCGGCGTATCAAAAATGGCGTCTCCTGCTGCACCATTTTTATGAGCCATTTCCGACGGTCGAACATTACGAAAAGGTTGCAAGCAATGGAATTTAATAGTTTGCGGAGGCAGACTTAGTTTGTGTAGCTGCGAATTCCATTCGCCACGACTTAACCGAGAAGTATTGCGCCCTTACGGGGTTTAAAAAATATGATTAATTAATAATAAATTAATCGTCATCTCTACTCCTTGTCATCGCTCACCGGCACTATGCCGGCGTCCCCAAATACCCCATTCCCGGACTAAAATCCCTAAAGAGGGCAATTTCATCGCCGAGGGGACAACGCCGTGCAACAGCTAACACCAGAAACTCAACAGCGAGTACAGCAATTGCGACAGCAGGTGCAAAGCGCCAGCTATGCCTATTACGTCCTCGACGCACCCACGATGCCCGATGAGGTCTATGACCGGCTTTATCGCGAATTGCAAGAGTTAGAAACGCAGTATCCCGAACTGATAT is a genomic window containing:
- a CDS encoding dolichyl-phosphate-mannose--protein mannosyltransferase, producing the protein MTPLLKMNPKSQISKPKFLKQLTPQPVFGFWIAIAGIFLLAATLRFWRLNQFNTLVFDEVYYAKYALNYLEGVPLFDAHPPLGKYMIALGILIGSHLPFGTGAPNGFTGILLSPFSYRWLNAFVGSLLPLVVAGLAYQLSHRRSYALIAGLLTATDGLLLVESRYALINLYLVFFGFLGHWLFLLALDSRGKRRSIWLIFAGICLGASVAVKWNGLGFLLGIYLVWLAAWLPTILNLTIDVFDLDYPKFQAKLSKLKWVRVGKNQTPLQNLRRLPLWQMLLYLGMIPAVVYCLVWIPHLQINTDYGFWGVHKAILTFHKGMPNGKDVHPYCSAWYTWPFMLRPMVYLFEKARNTTELVPIYPPLPEGAGQVIYDVHAMGNPGLWWLSSSTILLLFLLLAHQVWMWLTDEKVAADRQPVNYPVNGSRWGAPTLWTPFYLVINYAANWLPWMGVTRCTFIYLYMSASVFSFLALAWVVERWLRSYQKLHRILGVTAIFAILIALVFWLPVYWGLPISQADFNHRMWFRSWI
- a CDS encoding NCS2 family permease, yielding MSNFDANSGSQPPKQPPAAGVLGNIAKFFKFAEYQTNFRTEVLAGVTTFMTMAYILAVNPGILSNAIFVRQPGDLLGELVIATAISSAIGTLAMALIANYPFALAPGMGLNAFFAFSVVLKLGISWRVALTAVLIEGLIVIALTVSNIRSQILTAIPECLKQSTAAGIGLFLAYIALAGDPVTGGAGIIVADPVTKTALGNFNQPQTLMAIAGIAIASALVARRIKGALLWAILATALLGWILGVSPWPNGIVALPQMPVDLVGQAIIGLSGLTQSNFWDVLAVTFVFFFVDLFDTIGTLAGVGIQAGYIDKNGELPRSKEALLADALGTTIGAVLGTSCVTTYIESAAGVSEGGRTGFTAVIVAVLFALSVFFIPLLSAIPAYATTPALLIVGVLMAGNVRGIHWDDPAESIPSFLTILIMPLAFSIAEGLAIGFITYPLLKTFQGKAHEVKPAVWILAGVFVLRFVLMALKPGT
- a CDS encoding endonuclease/exonuclease/phosphatase family protein, whose translation is MRLKIMSLNLRYDKPDPGDLAWKVRCKAVAAMISHYAPDMIGTQEALPHQLFELLQLLPAYQCVGGDRTGRGDGEHCAIFYRTEQLRCINTGDFFLSDTPDIPGSITTEWGNPIPRMASWAVFAGNNDRRLMVFNTHLDYRSARARELGAELIFQRMSEVNSTDSLLLLTGDFNAEPATAPRETFLRQLPDGIQLLDVFVGIELEAQMTFHDFTGEGFAAVDTIYYDSRLTLQQVTADTAQWEKFWPSDHFPVIAEFTVEPV
- a CDS encoding FAD-dependent hydroxylase — its product is MPLKQLIRVSEPAPELNFDYDITIVGAGIAGTTLAAGLKNSGLKVALIEAQPQAVAASRQQVYAITLLSGKIFQGLGIWDKIRANITAFSQINLSDTGTEGVVFNPSDLGRDELGYAGEHCAILPVLQEFLNDCPNVTWLCPAELVSVDYQSDFVEIEVKVAGDKDEQDAQPTSNQRIRTRLLVAADGMKSRIRNDAGIPTHGWKYWQSCITTRVKPEKPHNNIAYERFWPSGPFAILPLPGNRCNIVWTAPHEEAKALLELDDEQFLVELRRKYGDHMGRLELEGKRFMFQVQLMQSNRYVQPRLALIGDAAHCCHPVGGQGLNLGIRDAAAIAQVLQDAHKNGEDIGSLPVLQRYEGWRKTENLAILGFTDILDRLFSNNWLPVVIVRWLGLWGLRKVQPVKVFALRLMTGLLGRTPQIAQRL
- a CDS encoding cyclase family protein — translated: MPEKPAFLTINYSRVIHLSHGISPQIPQWPNDPPVEFEPAAELDKDGYYLRRFSMGEHSATHINAPNSFYADGVGIDAYPAESLVVPAVAINIRTQSTTNPDYALTIADVLTWEQQHGKIFAGSVVLLYTGWLEKWLNPVAFLNEMHFPGFAGETTRFLIDERHIAGVGTDTHGVDGSDTTFATNRQVLKRRGIVLENLTNLDRLPPIGTTLVIGILRLREGSGSPAAVMAFY
- a CDS encoding DUF3386 domain-containing protein; protein product: MQQSLKRQIVLWGLSVILTVVGWGFSGPAFAQSTSALDLFRTAYENRYTWDSKFPGYTATVEVKQDGETYKGQIRINSDLSIEVAGIESKDASETVSNQMRMMVTHRRSVPFKLAHGKHTFTFGETPSAGAIHIDQKGGDTPSYYEVKAEKITQVNRFTGPVLVTVDLLDSEDTPAGYLGTRYIATFKYAQTGDVLEKLEFKDTYQKIGDYYISTHQSVRSLELGQQDTTEVKSTDIHLLPASERSLKTAYRLTSYPSLQVSTFGQFFAADVDNFMQKPELSSNYPSS
- a CDS encoding antibiotic biosynthesis monooxygenase family protein codes for the protein MILEVAILHVKPGKAAEFEAAFTIASSIIFLIPGYISHELQRCLEVENQYILLVRWRKLEDHTVGFRQSPAYQKWRLLLHHFYEPFPTVEHYEKVASNGI